A single Lolium perenne isolate Kyuss_39 chromosome 6, Kyuss_2.0, whole genome shotgun sequence DNA region contains:
- the LOC127310321 gene encoding putative cyclin-dependent kinase F-2: MGWSSAPRRRSPALDDVSTATPELSKNSVAGSRFHQLQLLGAGTFGVVYRARDRRTGEIVAIKCLRANSSTGHYFSAFASEVSALEKCSGHPSIVQPRASGLLGGEAFLAMEFVGRTLKHVIKHDRFRRRHTELEVRLFMRQLLAGVRRMNRLRLMHRDLKPENVLVDARGSLKICDLGLSCSMADGPPYSNPIGTPGYHAPEIILGATDYDERVDSWALGVMMAELLAGKHPFHGSSDADHLSEMLDLLGTADIKEWSGYEGRRLPGGSQSESFLRIKFPPPAEGMRIRGPPALSDAGFEVLSGLLRCNPDKRLTAAQALQHRWFKEATSTITRR; encoded by the coding sequence atgggATGGTCTTCGGCACCGCGTCGACGCTCGCCTGCCCTAGACGATGTCTCCACCGCCACACCAGAGCTGAGCAAGAACTCCGTCGCAGGAAGCCGCTTCCACCAGCTCCAGCTGCTCGGCGCCGGAACGTTCGGGGTCGTCTACCGCGCGCGGGACCGCCGCACAGGCGAGATCGTGGCCATCAAATGCCTCCGCGCGAACTCCTCGACCGGCCACTACTTCTCCGCCTTCGCTAGCGAGGTCAGCGCCCTCGAGAAGTGCAGCGGCCACCCGTCCATCGTGCAGCCGCGCGCCTCCGGCCTCCTCGGCGGCGAGGCCTTCCTCGCCATGGAGTTCGTGGGACGAACACTCAAGCACGTCATCAAGCATGATCGCTTCAGGAGGAGACACACGGAGCTGGAGGTCCGCCTGTTCATGAGGCAACTCCTCGCCGGCGTTAGGCGGATGAACCGCCTCCGGCTCATGCACCGGGACCTCAAGCCGGAGAACGTGCTCGTCGACGCCCGTGGAAGCCTCAAGATATGCGATCTAGGGCTGTCGTGCAGCATGGCCGACGGCCCGCCCTACTCCAACCCCATCGGGACACCAGGATACCACGCGCCGGAGATCATCCTCGGGGCCACGGACTACGACGAGCGGGTCGACTCCTGGGCTCTCGGCGTTATGATGGCCGAGCTCCTTGCTGGGAAGCACCCGTTCCATGGGAGCTCGGACGCCGACCACCTCAGCGAGATGTTAGACCTTCTTGGCACGGCAGACATCAAGGAGTGGTCAGGTTACGAAGGCCGGCGGCTGCCCGGTGGAAGCCAATCAGAAAGCTTTCTACGCATCAAGTTCCCCCCTCCAGCGGAGGGCATGAGGATCAGAGGACCGCCGGCGCTCTCGGATGCCGGTTTCGAGGTCTTGAGCGGCCTTCTGCGATGCAACCCGGACAAGAGGCTCACGGCGGCTCAAGCGCTCCAGCATCGGTGGTTCAAGGAGGCCACCTCTACCATTACAAGGAGATGA